The sequence TTACCTGTAGATTCCTTTATTGTGTTTAgtgttatttgttttcttttattattcaCTACCAATTGAGACCTTGTCATCATGGTTGGATAACTTACTTATTGTATATGTTCAGGTAATGGCATCCAGTAAACCTATACCATGTGGACCTTGTCAAAAAGGAAAAGTAAACACTAAAGCTGACATCTGGTGTTACAACTGTGATGAAGGATTATGTTCAACATGTTCTGGTCATCATAAAAGATCCAATGGAACACGTGATCATAAGACTATTGATATCAAAAGTTATAAACCCTCCATCCAAGCTATCAATACAGAATGTGACATACACAGTCAACAACTCAAAAGGTACTGTCCTAGTCATTTAATGCCTTGCTGTGATCAATGTATTTCCACTAATCATTCAAAATGTACAGAAATAGAAAGTTTAGTTGGTGTTGTGGAAAAAACCAATACTGACCAATCAAAacaatcattagagaaacaaatTAACTCAATCAATAATTTTCTGGAAAAATTAGTTACTAACAAATCTAAAAACATAGCAAGAGGTGAACGAGAATATGAAAGCATACAAGATTTCGTTGTTAAAATTCGAAAGGAAATGAATAGTCATTTAACCCGCCTAGAGAAGAAGTTATGCAATGAGGCAGAAACTATCTTAAACCAGGTAAAATCAGAAGCATCAGATTTCATTACTGATATTAAAGGAAAACAGAAAAACTTAAAGAAAATGCAAGACCAATTACATGCAGTATTACCACATGCCTCAAAACTCCAATCATTTCTAAGTGTTCATCAGATTGAACAACAAGTACATCAATGTCAGCGATATGTTGACGATCTGGAAGATGATGAGAGGGCAAAAGAATTTAgcatcaaaatgaaacaaaatgatgaaatatcAAAGATATTGAAGAAATCAGAATCACTAGAATCTTTAGGAGAAATAATGGTTGTTAAAACAGAAACAGACTTGACTATAGAAACAAGCCTGAGGAGGAAAGCACAAGTAGAATCACGAGAACAATCCAACATAAACAACATGACCATGAATATAGAGACAAAGATAGAGATCAACATGGAATCAGAGAAGTATATCAATGACATGATTTGTCTGATGGATGGCAGAGTTATAGTTGTGGGAATGAAAGGGAAAGTTAATCTACTTACTTGTGATGGCAAACTACAGAAACAGTTACCTATACCTGGTAAAGCCTACTGTGTCACACAGATCAATCAGAACACTATAGCCATAACTTATCCTAAGGAGAAAGCCATAAAGATTATCAATATGGAGAATAAAACAGTTACCAAAGTTATCACATTAGACAAACAATGCTATGGTTTATCATTCTCTAATTCTCTGGCTGTAGGTTTAAGTAATGATGAAATCCGTATTATAGACTTGGAAGGAAATACACCGAAGTCAATACCAGTTGAGAGTGAATCAGACCTGAAGAACCTTGTTTACTGTAATGACAGAGTAATCTATAGTGACTATCATGGAAATGCAGTAAACTGTGTGGATGAATCAGGTAAACAGATCTGGAGATATACACAGGATTTAACAGGACCAAGAGGACTTTGTATAGATACTTATGGTAACATCATTGTAGCAGACCATGAATCTGATAGAATAATAGTAATATCAAAAGATGGACAGAATAGTAAAGTACTGATTGGTGAAGAGGATGGACTGGTGGAGCCTCAGTGTATTTGTTTTACACAAAATGAGTCTTCAGGTTTTATATGTGATTTCAATGGCACATACTTGGCAAAATTCAATTTATCTGTGGGATAAAATACACACTGGGGATTCAAAGGATATTACTTTTCTATGAATCTgcaacaaattatatatttatacaactaGAATAGCAAATCTTTAGTAGCAGTAGATTTAGGTTCTGTGTGTTTTGGTCACAATATAGAACAAAATTTCATGTGTACAATAAATatagtttaaatgaaaattagaaaatattttagatcaatcaaatatttttttgtttgtttcacaaATGACATGAATGAATcataaactaaatattactttttGAAATGGCcagaaaaatgaaatgaaatatatttgcatatatatggataatttaattcaaaagaTATTACTGACATAACTTGTCTGATGGATGGAAGAGTTATAGTAGTGGAAGAGTTTGGTGAAGTTAACCTACTTACTTCTGATGGCAAACTACAGAAAAAACTACCTATACCTGGTGGAGCCTGGAGTGTTgggcttaaattaaaatattgtttgtttgcagttTACCGACCTACCCTTGAAAATCCTCCTgactgtgaaaattttattgctttaaatttgaacatttttttttaatacctctATTGATGCGATCCAGAACTTTGGGTCCTATCCGGAAATGATTTAAAGTTTGGGTCAATTACAGCAGATCCCAAATGGCAAATGTCGGATTTGATGGTAGCTTAcaagaaaaacatgtaaatcacAAATGGCAAATGTCGGATTTGATGGTAGCTTAcaagaaaaacatgtaaatcacAAATGGCAAATGTCGGATTTGATGGTAGCTTAcaagaaaaacatgtaaatcacAAATGGCAAATGTTGGGTTTGAGGGTTAAAAGAAttgaacacattttttctagcgGTAATTTCTGATATATTTGATGCAAGCTACATATTCATGTTTGACAGCTTTACCTAACAGGGATTAAAAAAGAATAGCCACACTTTCGGCATACCTACCCTCgcctcattttttttattgaccgTCTTTGTTCTGTTATCTATCTATTATTGttctattcaaaataattatagaagccatagatttgttataaatttacacatggcTAACGCTCaagataaaattcgaatatcaaggccaaggccatgtgtaaatttccaacaaatctatggcttccatgaattatttcttaatcatatattatatgtttataatctGTACATATTTACAcctgtcactataataaataatttacctacttacttactgtaaattcataaattattgcgtgcatttattattattttttacgattttgagaaaaatccagtttaattcatattaaatgtttcaaaatgcgagtttaaattattgcgtttacaactctgtcgcattttttgcaataataaaatcctcgcaataatttatgaattttcagTACTTTAATCTGGCAACTGGGGATATTTATTATCTAGATTTTGTTATGCTTTCCTTGGAtgtgtatttacatttttaaatatatgtaatatgtatattttgCACTGTAATCTTTATTAATTGACAATCCGGTACATTTGTATGAAAGAGTGTTGATGCATGTCTTGtcattcatatataatataatatatgtatttataccTGGTTAACCTTACAACTGCAGTTTTAagatgatgtatatatatatttctattttcacAACTTAACctcattctaaaaaaaaaattgtccatatCTCAGTATTAGATAATTCCTAACAGTGCTAAATACACTTTCTATATGTTCTAcccttaaattattttaaaatggttttcacttttcaattttcttgttttctgaaACACAGTTTTGATAACTTATCCAAatactttgaatttgtttttacatttttttacagaataatTCACTacaaataatttggtattcaTATAATTCCTATTTCTAGATTTAAATACAGTATACTAATTTCAGTCAAAAGTACAAATCACAACAGTTATTTCCCCTTTCATTTTGGAGTTCAGTTATTCAGgctttttattcaaacattttttgtccccaatatcatttttaaacttatgtattaacattttttcttaaaattatcaataaatagtttaatttcATTCCTTGAGTTTGTTAGTATATTAAAATGGTAAACATAGGGACCCCAACAACACATAAAACCATAAATATATTGTGTCAAAATcaacatacaaacaaaaacattaaaacaaaagtaaaaacatcTTTGACAGTACTGAAACAATTGTGAGGTCAACATCAACAACACATAAAACACATTAAGACATCTTAAAGCATACTAAAATGATCATGTGGGGAAACTGTCAGCAATCCAAATTACATGAACCACAAAAAGATATCTAGAAGAATACAGATATGACTTTGGGTCAACTTAATGACACACATAGCAACAAAAGATGTAAAAGAGAGAGAGAAGAAACCAAGGGGATTatcaaatagaaataaaaagatagtaagttaagtaagtaagtaagtaagtaaattttatttagagtcggcatatatatacataataacag is a genomic window of Mytilus trossulus isolate FHL-02 chromosome 1, PNRI_Mtr1.1.1.hap1, whole genome shotgun sequence containing:
- the LOC134697956 gene encoding uncharacterized protein LOC134697956, translated to MASSKPIPCGPCQKGKVNTKADIWCYNCDEGLCSTCSGHHKRSNGTRDHKTIDIKSYKPSIQAINTECDIHSQQLKRYCPSHLMPCCDQCISTNHSKCTEIESLVGVVEKTNTDQSKQSLEKQINSINNFLEKLVTNKSKNIARGEREYESIQDFVVKIRKEMNSHLTRLEKKLCNEAETILNQVKSEASDFITDIKGKQKNLKKMQDQLHAVLPHASKLQSFLSVHQIEQQVHQCQRYVDDLEDDERAKEFSIKMKQNDEISKILKKSESLESLGEIMVVKTETDLTIETSLRRKAQVESREQSNINNMTMNIETKIEINMESEKYINDMICLMDGRVIVVGMKGKVNLLTCDGKLQKQLPIPGKAYCVTQINQNTIAITYPKEKAIKIINMENKTVTKVITLDKQCYGLSFSNSLAVGLSNDEIRIIDLEGNTPKSIPVESESDLKNLVYCNDRVIYSDYHGNAVNCVDESGKQIWRYTQDLTGPRGLCIDTYGNIIVADHESDRIIVISKDGQNSKVLIGEEDGLVEPQCICFTQNESSGFICDFNGTYLAKFNLSVG